The genomic window GATGCTAGAAAACCTAAAATAATTCTCAACTATAAAGTAGCTGTTTATATTCGCGAAGCTTTACCGGAAAAATCCGATTATATTTTCGATTACAAAGATGTTTCAAAAGCTAAGCCCATTCATATTATTGGTTTCGGACCTGCAGGCATGTATGCGGCGTTGCGTTGTATAGAACTAGGTTTTAAACCTATTGTTTTAGAACGTGGAAAAAATGTTAAAGATCGTCGTCGTGATTTAAAAGCTATAAACCAAGATCATTTTGTAAACGAAGATTCTAACTATTGTTTTGGAGAAGGTGGAGCAGGAACTTATAGTGATGGAAAACTTTACACACGAAGTTTAAAACGTGGTGATGTACGCCGTATTTTTGAAAATTTAGTTTTTCATGGAGCAACCGATCAAATTTTAGTTGATGCACATCCACATATAGGAACAAATAAACTTCCAAAAGTGGTACAGAATATTCGTGAAACCATTTTAAATTATGGTGGAGAAGTGCATTTTGAAACACGAGTTACCGATTTCATTATAAAAGATAATAGCATCAAAGCTATTCAACTTCTTAATAAAGAAGAAATCCCAGTAGATCAAGTTATCTTAGCAACTGGTCATTCTGCAAGAGACATCTTTTATTTACTTCATAAAAAAGAAATAGCCTTAGAAGCAAAATCATTTGCAATGGGTGTTCGTGTTGAGCACCCGCAACATATTATCGATTCTATTCAATACCATTGTTCTGGAGATCGTCACGAGCTTTTGCCTGCCGCATCTTACGGGTTAGTACAACAAGTTAACGAACGTGGTGTTTATTCATTTTGTATGTGTCCAGGCGGATTTATTGTTCCGGCAGCGACTGCAAATGGTGAAGTTGTAGTAAATGGTATGTCGCCGTCGAAGCGGAATAATTTATTTGCCAATTCGGGTATTGTGGTTGAAATTGATGTGAACAAAGATTTACCTAAATACGAGCAATTCGGCCCATTAAAAGGTTTAGAATATCAAAAGAATTTAGAGCGATTAGCTTTTACCGCAGGCGGAAGAAGTCAAGTAGCTCCAGCCCAGAGATTAACCGATTTTGTAAAAGGTAATCTATCGTCAAGTTTAAATCCAACTTCATACCAACCGGGATTAAATTCAGCGCCATTACATTCGCTTTTACCAAAATTTATAGGAAGCAGATTAAGAAAAGGGTTTGAAGCTTTCGGACAAAAAATGAAAGGGTATTACACCGAGGAGGCTAATGTTGTTGGTGTGGAATCTAGAACATCGTCTCCAGTTTCTATTCCTCGAAAAGAAAATTTGGCGCACCCTCAAATTTCTAATTTATTTCCTTGTGGTGAAGGTGGTGGTTATGCAGGCGGTATTGTTTCGGCTGCTATGGATGGTGAGCGTTGTGCAGAAGCGGCAACGGAAAACTTATAGTCTCCAGGATCTTTATACTTCATTTTTATGACTGAAAAAGAAAAAATGATTGCGGGAAATCTATTCAATACCGAAGATGAAACGCTTATTTAAGAACGTTTCGAAACCCGAATTCATTTAGATAAAATAAACACACTTAGTGTTACAGAGAAAATAGAATATGAAGCTGTTTTTAAAGTGTTGATGCCTAATGCAGGAGAAAAACTTTATATAAAAACGCTTTTTATTGCGATTATGGTTACAACATAAAAACAGGTAATAACATTTGGATTGGTTGAAATATTACTATTTGTCTAGGTGTCGTTATTGGATATAATTTAGTGTTTGGTGTAGGTTCGGTGGTTACTAGAATTTTTTTAGATGATGTTTTTATTGCAGGAAATCCGGCTAAAATGATTAAATCCATAGATAATAGTTAATAATTGTTATTTTTGCAGCACTAAAAATAGATCAACTTATGAACGCATATATTTTTCCAGGCCAAGGCGCACAATTTTCAGGAATGGGTTTAGACCTTTATGAAAACTCTCCTTTAGCACAAAGTTTATTCGAAAAAGCTAACGATATATTAGGTTTTCACATTACCGACATTATGTTTGAAGGTTCTGCGGAAGACTTAAAACAAACCAAAGTTACACAACCAGCTATATTTTTACACTCGGTAATTTTAGCGAAAACTTTAGGCGAAAGTTTTAAACCAGATATGGTAGCAGGACATTCTTTAGGTGAATTTTCAGCATTAGTTGCCAATGGAGCATTAACTTTTGAAGACGGTTTAAAACTGGTTTCTCAACGTGCTATTGCGATGCAAAAAGCTTGCGAGTTAAAGCCAAGTACTATGGCTGCAGTTTTAGGTTTAGA from Algibacter sp. L1A34 includes these protein-coding regions:
- a CDS encoding NAD(P)/FAD-dependent oxidoreductase; protein product: MVKELQLRISLKEEERSDILVLKSALKLDIDREDITGVKVLRKSIDARKPKIILNYKVAVYIREALPEKSDYIFDYKDVSKAKPIHIIGFGPAGMYAALRCIELGFKPIVLERGKNVKDRRRDLKAINQDHFVNEDSNYCFGEGGAGTYSDGKLYTRSLKRGDVRRIFENLVFHGATDQILVDAHPHIGTNKLPKVVQNIRETILNYGGEVHFETRVTDFIIKDNSIKAIQLLNKEEIPVDQVILATGHSARDIFYLLHKKEIALEAKSFAMGVRVEHPQHIIDSIQYHCSGDRHELLPAASYGLVQQVNERGVYSFCMCPGGFIVPAATANGEVVVNGMSPSKRNNLFANSGIVVEIDVNKDLPKYEQFGPLKGLEYQKNLERLAFTAGGRSQVAPAQRLTDFVKGNLSSSLNPTSYQPGLNSAPLHSLLPKFIGSRLRKGFEAFGQKMKGYYTEEANVVGVESRTSSPVSIPRKENLAHPQISNLFPCGEGGGYAGGIVSAAMDGERCAEAATENL